A section of the Carassius auratus strain Wakin unplaced genomic scaffold, ASM336829v1 scaf_tig00008058, whole genome shotgun sequence genome encodes:
- the LOC113071751 gene encoding AMP deaminase 1-like isoform X1, with amino-acid sequence MSKVAVPEGKTDDGTRAFAERVFASETKDDDIRDEISLFDVADDCPILNQELALHVVEDDDVEKRKKHLSRTQPLLEDKPTYLEVPHFQRVSITGDYAAGVTMDDFELACKGLYRALTIREKYMRMAFQRFPITASQFLCKIEGEQWKPEDQVLPVFTPPPKSGEDPFCTKDFPPSLGYVARMKDGVIYVYKDAASADKHQPLNHPGPDLATFIDDMNYLIALIAQGPIKTYTHRRLKFLMSKFNVHEMLNEMEEMKELKKNPHRDFYNCRKVDTHIHAAACMNQKHLLRFIKTSYRVDADRVVHVLKGKEVTMKELFESLNLHPYDLTVDSLDVHAGRQTFQRFDKFNAKYNPVGASELRDLYMKTENHLSGEYFATIIKEVASDLEDARYQYAEPRLSIYGCNPNEWAKLASWFNKHRVYSPQLKWMIQVPRIYDIFRARNFVPHFGKMLENIFLPVFQATIDPNSNPELSVFLKHVTGFDSVDDESKHSGHMFSTKSPKPEEWDMVKSPSYSYWIYYMYANIARLNQLRKERGMNTFQFRPHCGEAGAVTHLLACFMTADNISHGLNLKKSPVLQYLYYLAQIPIAMSPLSNNSLFLEYNKNPLPEFHKKGLVVSLSTDDPMQFHYTREPLMEEYAIAAQVFKLSTCDMCEIARNSVLQSGLSAEEKIHFLGANYMKDGPEGNDIRKTNVAQIRMAYRYESLCYELNLIREGVIGD; translated from the exons AAGGGA AGACGGATGATGGCACGCGTGCCTTCGCAGAGCGTGTATTTGCTTCGGAGACCAAAGATGATGATATCCGTGATGAGATCTCCCTGTTTGATGTGGCTGATGACTGTCCTATCCTCAACCAAGAGCTGGCCCTACATGTAGTGGAGGATGATGATGTAGAGAAGCG TAAGAAGCATCTCAGTCGCACTCAGCCCTTGCTAGAAGATAAACCAACCTACTTGGAGGTCCCTCACTTCCAGAGAGTGTCCATCACTGGGGACTACGCTGCTGGG GTGACTATGGATGACTTTGAGCTGGCCTGTAAGGGTCTGTACCGTGCCCTGACCATCAGAGAGAAGTACATGAGAATGGCTTTCCAGAGATTCCCCATCACTGCCTCTCAGTTCTTGTGCAAGATTGAAGGAGAGCAGTGGAAACCTGAAGATCAGGTGCTCCCAG TCTTCACCCCTCCTCCTAAGTCTGGAGAGGATCCTTTCTGCACAAAGGACTTCCCACCTAGCCTTGGCTACGTCGCTCGCATGAAGGATGGTGTTATCTATGTTTACAAAGATGCAGCATCTGCTGATAAACACCAGCCGCTGAACCACCCCGGTCCAGATCTTGCCACCTTCATAGACGACATGAACTACCTCATCGCCTTGATTGCTCAGGGCCCAAT AAAGACGTACACTCATCGTCGTCTGAAGTTTCTCATGTCAAAATTCAATGTCCATGAGATGTTGAATGAGATGGAGGAAATGAAAGAGCTGAAGAAAAATCCCCACAGGGACTTTTACAACTGCAGAAAG gTGGATACTCACATCCACGCTGCTGCCTGCATGAACCAGAAGCACCTCCTCCGCTTCATCAAGACGTCCTACCGTGTGGATGCAGATCGTGTGGTGCATGTTTTGAAGGGCAAGGAAGTGACCATGAAGGAGCTTTTTGAATCTCTCAATCTGCACCCCTATGACCTGACTGTCGATTCCCTGGATGTGCATGCT GGCAGACAAACCTTCCAGCGTTTTGATAAATTCAATGCCAAGTACAACCCTGTGGGTGCCAGTGAGCTGCGTGATCTTTATATGAAGACTGAGAACCACTTATCCGGAGAGTATTTTGCCACCATTATTAAG GAAGTTGCTAGTGACCTGGAGGATGCCAGATACCAGTACGCAGAGCCTCGTCTGTCCATCTATGGCTGTAACCCTAATGAGTGGGCTAAGCTTGCAAGCTGGTTTAACAAGCACAGAGTCTATTCTCCACAACTCAAGTGGATGATTCAAGTGCCCAGAATCTA TGACATTTTCAGAGCCAGGAACTTTGTGCCACACTTTggaaagatgctggaaaacatcTTCCTCCCTGTTTTCCAGGCCACCATTGACCCAAACTCCAACCCAGAGCTTAGTGTCTTCCTGAAGCAT GTGACTGGCTTTGACAGTGTGGATGATGAGTCTAAACACAGCGGTCACATGTTCTCCACAAAGAGCCCCAAACCTGAGGAATGGGACATGGTGAAGAGCCCATCATACTCTTACTGGATTTACTACATGTATGCAAACATTGCCCGACTCAATCAGCTGCGCAA GGAGAGAGGAATGAACACATTCCAGTTCAGACCTCACTGTGGGGAAGCTGGAGCTGTCACTCATCTGCTGGCCTGTTTCATGACTGCAGACAACATCTCTCACGGTCTCAACCTCAAGAAG AGCCCTGTCCTGCAGTATCTATATTATCTGGCACAGATCCCAATTGCCATGTCCCCACTCAGCAACAACAGTCTGTTCCTAGAGTACAACAAGAACCCTCTGCCAGAGTTTCATAAGAAGGGACTGGTGGTCTCCCTGTCCACCGACGACCCCATGCAGTTCCACTACACTAGG GAGCCCCTTATGGAGGAGTATGCCATTGCAGCCCAGGTGTTTAAGCTCAGCACCTGTGACATGTGTGAGATCGCCAGAAACAGTGTTCTCCAGAGCGGTCTGTCTGCTGAG GAAAAGATTCACTTCCTTGGAGCCAACTACATGAAGGACGGTCCTGAAGGCAATGACATTCGCAAAACCAATGTGGCTCAGATTCGTATGGCCTACCGCTACGAGAGCCTGTGCTATGAGCTGAATCTCATTAGAGAGGGTGTGATTGGTGActaa
- the LOC113071751 gene encoding AMP deaminase 1-like isoform X2 — MSKVAVPETDDGTRAFAERVFASETKDDDIRDEISLFDVADDCPILNQELALHVVEDDDVEKRKKHLSRTQPLLEDKPTYLEVPHFQRVSITGDYAAGVTMDDFELACKGLYRALTIREKYMRMAFQRFPITASQFLCKIEGEQWKPEDQVLPVFTPPPKSGEDPFCTKDFPPSLGYVARMKDGVIYVYKDAASADKHQPLNHPGPDLATFIDDMNYLIALIAQGPIKTYTHRRLKFLMSKFNVHEMLNEMEEMKELKKNPHRDFYNCRKVDTHIHAAACMNQKHLLRFIKTSYRVDADRVVHVLKGKEVTMKELFESLNLHPYDLTVDSLDVHAGRQTFQRFDKFNAKYNPVGASELRDLYMKTENHLSGEYFATIIKEVASDLEDARYQYAEPRLSIYGCNPNEWAKLASWFNKHRVYSPQLKWMIQVPRIYDIFRARNFVPHFGKMLENIFLPVFQATIDPNSNPELSVFLKHVTGFDSVDDESKHSGHMFSTKSPKPEEWDMVKSPSYSYWIYYMYANIARLNQLRKERGMNTFQFRPHCGEAGAVTHLLACFMTADNISHGLNLKKSPVLQYLYYLAQIPIAMSPLSNNSLFLEYNKNPLPEFHKKGLVVSLSTDDPMQFHYTREPLMEEYAIAAQVFKLSTCDMCEIARNSVLQSGLSAEEKIHFLGANYMKDGPEGNDIRKTNVAQIRMAYRYESLCYELNLIREGVIGD, encoded by the exons AGACGGATGATGGCACGCGTGCCTTCGCAGAGCGTGTATTTGCTTCGGAGACCAAAGATGATGATATCCGTGATGAGATCTCCCTGTTTGATGTGGCTGATGACTGTCCTATCCTCAACCAAGAGCTGGCCCTACATGTAGTGGAGGATGATGATGTAGAGAAGCG TAAGAAGCATCTCAGTCGCACTCAGCCCTTGCTAGAAGATAAACCAACCTACTTGGAGGTCCCTCACTTCCAGAGAGTGTCCATCACTGGGGACTACGCTGCTGGG GTGACTATGGATGACTTTGAGCTGGCCTGTAAGGGTCTGTACCGTGCCCTGACCATCAGAGAGAAGTACATGAGAATGGCTTTCCAGAGATTCCCCATCACTGCCTCTCAGTTCTTGTGCAAGATTGAAGGAGAGCAGTGGAAACCTGAAGATCAGGTGCTCCCAG TCTTCACCCCTCCTCCTAAGTCTGGAGAGGATCCTTTCTGCACAAAGGACTTCCCACCTAGCCTTGGCTACGTCGCTCGCATGAAGGATGGTGTTATCTATGTTTACAAAGATGCAGCATCTGCTGATAAACACCAGCCGCTGAACCACCCCGGTCCAGATCTTGCCACCTTCATAGACGACATGAACTACCTCATCGCCTTGATTGCTCAGGGCCCAAT AAAGACGTACACTCATCGTCGTCTGAAGTTTCTCATGTCAAAATTCAATGTCCATGAGATGTTGAATGAGATGGAGGAAATGAAAGAGCTGAAGAAAAATCCCCACAGGGACTTTTACAACTGCAGAAAG gTGGATACTCACATCCACGCTGCTGCCTGCATGAACCAGAAGCACCTCCTCCGCTTCATCAAGACGTCCTACCGTGTGGATGCAGATCGTGTGGTGCATGTTTTGAAGGGCAAGGAAGTGACCATGAAGGAGCTTTTTGAATCTCTCAATCTGCACCCCTATGACCTGACTGTCGATTCCCTGGATGTGCATGCT GGCAGACAAACCTTCCAGCGTTTTGATAAATTCAATGCCAAGTACAACCCTGTGGGTGCCAGTGAGCTGCGTGATCTTTATATGAAGACTGAGAACCACTTATCCGGAGAGTATTTTGCCACCATTATTAAG GAAGTTGCTAGTGACCTGGAGGATGCCAGATACCAGTACGCAGAGCCTCGTCTGTCCATCTATGGCTGTAACCCTAATGAGTGGGCTAAGCTTGCAAGCTGGTTTAACAAGCACAGAGTCTATTCTCCACAACTCAAGTGGATGATTCAAGTGCCCAGAATCTA TGACATTTTCAGAGCCAGGAACTTTGTGCCACACTTTggaaagatgctggaaaacatcTTCCTCCCTGTTTTCCAGGCCACCATTGACCCAAACTCCAACCCAGAGCTTAGTGTCTTCCTGAAGCAT GTGACTGGCTTTGACAGTGTGGATGATGAGTCTAAACACAGCGGTCACATGTTCTCCACAAAGAGCCCCAAACCTGAGGAATGGGACATGGTGAAGAGCCCATCATACTCTTACTGGATTTACTACATGTATGCAAACATTGCCCGACTCAATCAGCTGCGCAA GGAGAGAGGAATGAACACATTCCAGTTCAGACCTCACTGTGGGGAAGCTGGAGCTGTCACTCATCTGCTGGCCTGTTTCATGACTGCAGACAACATCTCTCACGGTCTCAACCTCAAGAAG AGCCCTGTCCTGCAGTATCTATATTATCTGGCACAGATCCCAATTGCCATGTCCCCACTCAGCAACAACAGTCTGTTCCTAGAGTACAACAAGAACCCTCTGCCAGAGTTTCATAAGAAGGGACTGGTGGTCTCCCTGTCCACCGACGACCCCATGCAGTTCCACTACACTAGG GAGCCCCTTATGGAGGAGTATGCCATTGCAGCCCAGGTGTTTAAGCTCAGCACCTGTGACATGTGTGAGATCGCCAGAAACAGTGTTCTCCAGAGCGGTCTGTCTGCTGAG GAAAAGATTCACTTCCTTGGAGCCAACTACATGAAGGACGGTCCTGAAGGCAATGACATTCGCAAAACCAATGTGGCTCAGATTCGTATGGCCTACCGCTACGAGAGCCTGTGCTATGAGCTGAATCTCATTAGAGAGGGTGTGATTGGTGActaa